TTCGAGAGCGTGCAAAGTGGGTTCAAGGGCGCCGGTCTGTACGACGGAAGATTTATCGTCAAGACCCCCTAAGCCAGCACGCGAACCTTGGCGCTCGCGCGCCTTTGCCGATGAGGTCGCGAGCGCATTTCACAAAATCGCATGCGGCAGGAAGCGCGAGCTGTTGCCCGTGATCGGACTCTCGTCCTCGCGGATCGACAGGCCGCAGGGCTCGTGGTTCACCAGCCAGCTTCCCACCACGGGATAGACGCCGGAAAAATTCGGCAGCGGTGATAGCGCCTGGCGCACGAAGCCTTCCGCACCGTAGGGGCCGGCGTGCTCGTCGAGCGGCATTCCGCCCGACACCAGCGTGACATTGGCGCCTTCGCGCGACAGCAGCGGCTTGCGTACATACGACGTTCCGAGCTCCGCCGCCCGCGCGTCGTCCTCGAAGAAGGCCGGCAGCAGATTGGGATGGTTCGGAAACATCTCCCAGAGCAGCGGCAGGATGCCCTTGTTGGAGAGCACGGCCTTCCACGGCGGCTCGATCCAGCGCGTCGGCGCGCTCGCGAGCTTCGCGCCAAAGGCGTCCTGGAACATCCACTCCCAGGGATAGAGCTTGAAGACAAGCTCCATGTCGCGGTCGTCGAGATCGACGAAGCCGCCGGCTTCATCGCGCCAGCCGATCTCCTCGATGTCGAGCAGCGTGGTCGAGAGCCCCGCCTGGCGTGCGGTGTCCTCGAGATAAGCGAGCGTGCCGGCGTCCTCCTCGTTATCGGTAGCGCCGGTGAGATGCAGATGCCGACCGGCGCCGGTCGCCTTCCACGCCTCGATCAGCCGTTCGTGGATGGAGTTGAACTGATCGGCGCGTGCGGGGATGATGCGGCGTTCGATCGCCTGTTCGAGCCAGGTCCATTGAAACACCGCGGCCTCGAAGATCGAGGTCGGGGTATCGGCATTGTATTCGAGCAGCTTTGCCGGCGCTCCGCCGTCGAACTTCAGATCGAGCCGGCCGTAGAGGCTGCGGTCGTCACGCTCCCAACTCTCGGCGATCAAACTCCAGAACGCCTCCGGAATCTTCAAGCGCCGCAAGTAACGCTCATCACTGATGACGCGGCCGGCGAGCTCCAGGCACATCGCATCAATCTCGCCGGTCGGCGTCTCGATGCCGCGTTCGATCTCGTCGAGCGTGAAGGCATAATAGGCGCGCTCGTCCCAATAGCGCTCGCCGTCGATGGTGTGGAAGGCGAAGCCGTATTGCTCTGCGGTCTCTCGCCAGTCGTCGCGCTCGGGACAGACGATGCGTTGCATGGATCAACCGCCGTGGCCGCCATGGCCATGACCGCCATGGCCATGTCCGCCGTGGTCATGTCCGCCGTGGCCGTGCATGTGATGCAGCGTGCCGCCGAAACCGCCATAGTTCGGGCGGCAATAGGGCTTGCCGTCGAGGCCGGGAACGGCTTCGAGCCCGGGGCCGCATGGCTGTTCGCGCCTGGTGAATCCCATCGAGGCCGCGCTGACCGCGGCGCTTCCCATCAACGTCAGCATGACCCTTCGCGAGCGTTTCATGTTGCGTCCTCCCGCGCGACTTTAAGCAGACCGGCGCGCGGCGTTGAATTCAAAACCTCGCGCTTCAGCCGCCGCCCGAAAAACCATGGCCGAACGAGCCGAAGCCGCCGCGGCTCACGCTGCTCGAGCCTGAATCGGACGACGTGCCCGACGAGGAGTGGCTCGAGGAATCGCTGCTGAAGAAGCTCGATCGCGACGACCAGCGCGAGCCGCCGTTGCCGCCTGACGAACTGCTGCTGCTGGTGCTGCACGTCGTGGTCGTCTGCCCCGGCAAGGCTCCGGGGGAGGGCTCGCAGGTCTGGTGCGGCATCAGCGTGTAGGCGGTGGTGCCGACCGCGATCGTGCCCATCACCAGCAGCGCGACATGGCCGGAGCGCTTCACCGGCGGCCGCGAAGGCGGCGGCTCAGCGGGCGGCCGGCGCTTGCCGAAATCCTTTTTGGTGGGTTTGTCCGCCATATCAGTTGATCACGTCAGTAGATCATGCAGGCGGCGTTCAGGAGGCCAGCGGCGAGCGAGGACAGGCCGAGCCAGATCGCGGGCGCAAGCTCGCCGGCAGCAATCCGCGCCGACAGGTTCGGCACCGGCACCTTGACGAGAAACAGCACGATGATCTGGACGATCAGCGCGATGATCGCCCAGACCATGCAGTCCAGCACATTGGCCGAATGCGCGATCGCGCTGACCAGCGGCGCCACGAAGCCGAGCAGGCTGAGGCCGAGCGCGATCGCAGCGGCCGGCTCGTTGTCGCGGATCAGCTGGAACTCGTTGTGCGGGGTGATGCGGGTATAGATGAACAGATACGCCACGATGGCGATCAGGCCGGTGCAGAAATAGACCAGGAAGGCGGGCAGGCCGGCGAGTGATTGCAGGATCATCGTTCCCCCATCGTGCAGCGACCATTCGTCGGCATCGGGAGGATAGCGGTTCAATGCCGGGGGAGCGACGAAGCGGCGCTCCCGTCCCCAAAAACAAAACCCCGCCATTTGCGGCGGGGTCCAGGCTGGGAGGAGCGAGCCCGATGGCTCGCGACGTAAAGGGATCAGGCCGGGATGCGCTCGTCGGCCTCGTGCGGCTCGCGCAGCACGTAACCGCGGCCCCACACGGTCTCGATGAAGTTGCGTCCCTCGGAAGCGTTGGCCAGCTTCTTGCGGAGCTTGCAGATGAAGACGTCGATGATCTTCAGCTCGGGCTCGTCCATGCCGCCATAGAGGTGGTTGAGGAACATTTCCTTGGTGAGGGTCGTACCCTTGCGGAGCGAGAGCAGCTCCAGCATCTGATATTCCTTGCCGGTCAGATGCACGCGCTGGCCGCCGACTTCCACCGTCTTGGTGTCGAGGTTGACGACGAGATCGCCGGTCTGGATGACCGACTGGGCGTGACCCTTGGAGCGGCGCACGATCGCGTGGATGCGGGCCACCAGCTCGTCCTTGTGGAAGGGCTTGGTCATGTAGTCGTCGGCGCCGACGCCGAGACCCTTGACCTTGTCCTCGATGCCGGCGAGGCCGGAGAGGATCAGAATCGGTGTCTTGATCTTGGAGACCCGAAGCTGCTTGAGCACGTCGTAGCCGGACATGTCGGGCAGATTGAGGTCGAGGAGAATAATGTCGTAATCGTATAACTTACCGAGATCGACGCCTTCTTCCCCCAAATCGGTCGTGTAGACGTTGAAGCTCTCAGACTTCAGCATCAGCTCGATCGACTGCGCGACGGCGCTGTCATCTTCAATCAGCAAAACGCGCATGCCAGTTCCCCATAGTCGCCGCTCCTGGGCGTCAGGTCGGCCGCATTCGCGGCACTCAACAAAACGCCTTTGAACAACTGATTCGGATCCTGACGACAGATGGTTAACAAATCCTGATTCTGGAACGCAAGTCCCCCCGGTGCAATTTTTCTCGAATCGCCCTAAGGTGTTGCGCGAGAAGCAGCTTTCGTCACCCGACTCCGTTCAAGTTCCACTTTAAGAGGCGGCGCTAACCGACTCCCGCGACTCAGCCTTCTTCTGAAGGGAAGTCACGCTCAGTCACAAAGACAGTGACGCAATGATTAATGATGCGGGTAAACACGAAGTTAAGCGCCGTTCAGAAATATGGCGAAACTTAAGGTTTCCACGGTGAGGGCCAAATCATGAAGGCGCGCTCCTGATGAAGGCTCTTGCCGAACAGATCGGCGACATCGACGGCGTCAACATTTATGGCCGCGTGGTCGGCGTGCGCGGCCTCATGGTCGAGGTCGCTGGACCCATTCATGCGATGTCGGTCGGCGCGCGGCTCGTGATCGAGACCGGCGCCAATCGCTCCATTCCCTGCGAGGTGATCGGCTTCTCCGGCAACAACGCTGTCGTGATGCCGTTCGCCGGTCTCGACGGCGTGCGCCGCGGTTGCAAGGCGGTGATCGCCAATGCCGCAAATCAAGTGCGGCCGTCGTCGGCCTGGCTCGGCCGCGTCGTCAACGCGCTGGGCGAGCCGATCGACGGCAAGGGGCCGCTGCCGCAAGGTTCCTCGCCGATGCCGTACCGCAATTCGCCGCCGCCGGCGCATTCGCGCAAGCGCGTAGGCAGCCCGCTCGATCTCGGTGTGCGCGCGATGAACACCTTCCTCACCTGCTGCCGCGGCCAGCGGATGGGCATCTTCGCAGGCTCGGGCGTGGGCAAATCGGTGCTGCTCTCGATGCTCGCGCGCAACGTCGATGCCGCGGTCAGCGTCATCGGGCTGATCGGCGAACGCGGCCGCGAGGTGCAGGAGTTCCTGCAGGACGATCTCGGCGAGGAGGGCCTGGCGCGATCCGTCGTCGTGGTCGCGACCTCCGACGAGCCGGCGCTGATGCGGCGACAGGCGGCGTATCTGACGCTCGCGGTCGCCGAATATTTCCGCGATGAGGACCAGGATGTCCTCTGCCTGATGGACTCGGTGACGCGCTTTGCGATGGCGCAGCGCGAGATCGGCCTGTCTGCCGGCGAGCCGCCGACCGCCAAGGGCTACACGCCGACCGTGTTCACCGAGCTGCCCAAGCTGCTGGAGCGGGCTGGACCGGGCCTGGGCGAGGGCGCCATCACCGCGATCTTCACGGTGCTGGTCGACGGCGACGACCATAATGAGCCGATCGCGGATGCCGTGCGCGGCATCCTCGACGGCCATATCGTGATGCAGCGCTCGATCGCCGAGCGCGGCCGCTACCCCGCGATTAACATCCTCAAATCCGTCTCCCGCACCATGCCGAAATCGGCCGATCCGCAGTTCTGGCCGACCATCCAGCGGGCGCGCCAGGTGATGGCGACCTATGCCGATATGGAGGAGTTGATCCGGTTAGGGGCCTACCGGGCCGGCTCCAGCCCCGAGGTCGACGAGGCGATCCGCCTGCACGAGCCGCTGGAGGCCTTTCTGCGGCAGCGCAAGGACGAAAATGCATCCCTGGCCGATGGCTATCGCCAATTGGCGCAAATCCTCGGTAATTTGGAAACGGAACGCTAACTTTGTCGCGTCATCATCCGCTCCCACAGAGTAGCAGAGCCGGTCTTGGCCCAAATTGGGCCTGTGGGGAGACCGGTGTCGTCCCACGCGCAGCTAGGGGACTTCTGGGGAGTACGAGTCGATGAAGTCACGAGATACCCTCATCCGCCTGAAGAAGTTTCAGGTCGACGAGAAGCGCCGCCGGGTCACCCAGATCGAGACCATGATTGCCGATTTCCAGCGGATGTCGGTCGATCTCGAACGCGAGATCCAGACCGAGCAGGAGCGCGCGGGGATCAACGATCCCTCGCATTTCGCCTACCCGACCTATGCCAAGGCCGCGATCCAGCGCCGCGAGAACCTGACCCGCTCGGCCGACGAGCTCAAGGGGCAGCTCGACGAAGCCAAGGCCGCGCTGGCCGAAGCCTTCGAGGAGCTGAAGAAGGTCGAGCTGCTCGACGAGCGCGACCAGGCCCGCGAACGCGCCGAGGAGAACGCCCGCGAGCAGGCCGACCTCGACAGCATCGGCCTGATGCGCGCCCGCATCGGAGCGGTCGCCTAAAAGGCGCTGCCGGCAAACCTGCCGAGAATTCACAAAACCCGGGCCGCAAGGTCCGGGTTTTGCCTTTGCTGTCCACAGTGTGGCGCCGCGCCCCCTTGGTGGTCGGCTTTGCCGCGCGCTATGGTAGCGGAGTGCCAGGGCCTGCGCGAAAAGCGGCGGAGCCGTGCGCGTTTGGGGGACTGAATGCTGACGCCAGCAGAGCTGGTCGGGCTGATCGAGGCGGTGGCGAAGGGCGACCAGGCCGCGTTCGAGCGCCTCTACGCGGCCACGCGGGCGAAACTCTATGGCGTCGTGCTCCGTATCTTGCGCCGACAGGATCTCGCAGAGGAGGTCATTCAGGAGACCTACGTCAAGATCTGGAACGGTGCCGCCCAGTTCAATCCGGCCTTGTCGTCGCCGATCACGTGGATGGCGTCGATCGCGCGCAATCGCGCCATCGACATCATCCGGAAGAAATCCGAACTCTCCATCGAGGAAGAGCCTCAGGCGATGGAGGTTGCGGCCGACAGTCCCGATCCGCTGGCGCGGCGGGAGATGACCGAGGAATTGAAGCGGCTTTTGGAATGCATCGGCCGGCTCGAGCCGGATCGTCAGAGGCTCGTTCTTCTCGCCTATTACAACGGCTGGAGCCGCGAGCAGCTGGCCGAGAAATTCGCCGCGCCCGTCAACACGGTGAAGACGTGGCTGCGGCGCAGCATGCTGGATATCCGGGAGTGCCTCGGACTTTAGAGGATGATGAGAGTGGCACGAACCAAAGCGGCAACAGTCGACCTCTCCCCGTCGG
This is a stretch of genomic DNA from Bradyrhizobium sp. CB2312. It encodes these proteins:
- a CDS encoding DUF350 domain-containing protein; the protein is MILQSLAGLPAFLVYFCTGLIAIVAYLFIYTRITPHNEFQLIRDNEPAAAIALGLSLLGFVAPLVSAIAHSANVLDCMVWAIIALIVQIIVLFLVKVPVPNLSARIAAGELAPAIWLGLSSLAAGLLNAACMIY
- a CDS encoding glutathionylspermidine synthase family protein, with product MQRIVCPERDDWRETAEQYGFAFHTIDGERYWDERAYYAFTLDEIERGIETPTGEIDAMCLELAGRVISDERYLRRLKIPEAFWSLIAESWERDDRSLYGRLDLKFDGGAPAKLLEYNADTPTSIFEAAVFQWTWLEQAIERRIIPARADQFNSIHERLIEAWKATGAGRHLHLTGATDNEEDAGTLAYLEDTARQAGLSTTLLDIEEIGWRDEAGGFVDLDDRDMELVFKLYPWEWMFQDAFGAKLASAPTRWIEPPWKAVLSNKGILPLLWEMFPNHPNLLPAFFEDDARAAELGTSYVRKPLLSREGANVTLVSGGMPLDEHAGPYGAEGFVRQALSPLPNFSGVYPVVGSWLVNHEPCGLSIREDESPITGNSSRFLPHAIL
- a CDS encoding sigma-70 family RNA polymerase sigma factor gives rise to the protein MLTPAELVGLIEAVAKGDQAAFERLYAATRAKLYGVVLRILRRQDLAEEVIQETYVKIWNGAAQFNPALSSPITWMASIARNRAIDIIRKKSELSIEEEPQAMEVAADSPDPLARREMTEELKRLLECIGRLEPDRQRLVLLAYYNGWSREQLAEKFAAPVNTVKTWLRRSMLDIRECLGL
- the ctrA gene encoding response regulator transcription factor CtrA; the encoded protein is MRVLLIEDDSAVAQSIELMLKSESFNVYTTDLGEEGVDLGKLYDYDIILLDLNLPDMSGYDVLKQLRVSKIKTPILILSGLAGIEDKVKGLGVGADDYMTKPFHKDELVARIHAIVRRSKGHAQSVIQTGDLVVNLDTKTVEVGGQRVHLTGKEYQMLELLSLRKGTTLTKEMFLNHLYGGMDEPELKIIDVFICKLRKKLANASEGRNFIETVWGRGYVLREPHEADERIPA
- the fliJ gene encoding flagellar export protein FliJ, which codes for MKSRDTLIRLKKFQVDEKRRRVTQIETMIADFQRMSVDLEREIQTEQERAGINDPSHFAYPTYAKAAIQRRENLTRSADELKGQLDEAKAALAEAFEELKKVELLDERDQARERAEENAREQADLDSIGLMRARIGAVA
- the fliI gene encoding flagellar protein export ATPase FliI, translated to MKALAEQIGDIDGVNIYGRVVGVRGLMVEVAGPIHAMSVGARLVIETGANRSIPCEVIGFSGNNAVVMPFAGLDGVRRGCKAVIANAANQVRPSSAWLGRVVNALGEPIDGKGPLPQGSSPMPYRNSPPPAHSRKRVGSPLDLGVRAMNTFLTCCRGQRMGIFAGSGVGKSVLLSMLARNVDAAVSVIGLIGERGREVQEFLQDDLGEEGLARSVVVVATSDEPALMRRQAAYLTLAVAEYFRDEDQDVLCLMDSVTRFAMAQREIGLSAGEPPTAKGYTPTVFTELPKLLERAGPGLGEGAITAIFTVLVDGDDHNEPIADAVRGILDGHIVMQRSIAERGRYPAINILKSVSRTMPKSADPQFWPTIQRARQVMATYADMEELIRLGAYRAGSSPEVDEAIRLHEPLEAFLRQRKDENASLADGYRQLAQILGNLETER